A segment of the Corylus avellana chromosome ca2, CavTom2PMs-1.0 genome:
TTTTTCCTTCCGACAATACAGTAGAAGCACCGGCGAGATAGCCGCAGCAGCATAATGAGCTTCGTTATTCATCTTTGGAATAGGTTTAGAGGTGTCCCTTCTGGCATTTGCTTTTCCTTAGATCTTTGTAATTTCTGGGTTGCTGCCCCTTTAAGCTTTATTATAGATTTGTGATTCCAAAAGGTACCTTTCCTTTATTGATTCTATTTGTTAAGAGGTCTACAACAATAGCTGACATTTCTGCACATTCTCTCATTCCTGTTTAATTACgttagttttattttgtttatattcatTATTCCAGTCGTTTCCATTGTGTTCTCTTAAAGGGTGCAACTTGGAGTAGCTTGCAGATGTTGTACCTTTGAGATCTAATGCTTATAAAATTCAATAGGCCAGTAAACTGTTGCACAGATGTATATGCATGGAAACTGAATTGTTTCTTCACATTTTCCTCCTCCATTTCAATCAAAACATATGCCATCTTTGATCTTTTGCAGATCAGATATCTTGTGGAAGCAACACTTCTACCTTTCTCCCTTCTCAATGTTGTCTAATTGGCCGTTGAAATAGAATAAATTACCATTCGACTTCTGTGAAAGTCGAATGGTATATCAGTCGGTGCAACTGTGCAACCATCTCAGTTAGGTTCAAAACccaaattgagattttttaacaatttggACAGCAATCGTGAGAGTTTATAGGAGATTTACTTGCCCAAATAAACTTTGGGTTACTCTCAATACATGGGCTTAAGGGTCCTATATGAATGGAAAATGCAAAGTGTTATTGTGATATTATCCTTGTtataggtggatattattttctaaaaaagtaaaaaagaaagtgacATTTATTTCTCTTACTCGGTTTTTAGAATTCACATCTCCTTTTcgttttctttctcatttttttttcctttgtctccaaaccttcttttcttttgtacatgttcttttattttcttactttGTCTTTTTCTCTAAGTCTTCACATCTCCTTTTCATTTATtctttctcagtttttttttcctgtctacaaacattctttccttttgtaTATGCTCATTTATTCTCttgatttatcattttctaaGTCTCCAcatctcattttcttttcttctttttttttttttttttttttttagtacatgcTCATTTATTCTCTTCATTTATCCTTACACCTTGTTTTCTTGCGAATTTAGATATCTATTTCAAGATTTACCAAAGTTAGCATCCAATATTAAAGTTTACCATCTTTGAGTTGTAGGCCTATTAAAGCAACCACTCAACTAACCCGACGCAACCTGATAGGTCGGCTCCTAACGGAGGTCAAACCCGCTATCAAAACCTCTTTTTTTATGGGGGACTAGAAATGAAGTATTGTTCAAagctttttaaatttcaaaatgtttttactTGGCAGAATTagaaattttcttgattttcctATGCTCTGCTTGGCAAGCAAATGATGCACGGCAAAAATTTCAGCTCAGTACCACTGAACCAAAGAGAAGTAGGAGTTTCTTTGGTGGCTTATATATGCAAAGAAAAAAACCTGAATGAAGTTGTTCAATTCATTTGTTGGGTCCAATACATAGGGCAAAAAAGACATGTTTGGAGACGAGACATGCATGAAAGAAACATGCACCAATCACAAACTTCATGTGTTTGACAACTAAAATAAAGctttttgtcttaaaaaaatgatgagGGTATCACCGTTTTTACTTGCTCAGTAGCTAAGTAGCTAATATGGTTACTGTTATGTGATTTTACAAAGTGACATGGCACTACCACATAAGTTGCGTAATTTGCCACATCAGTTATAAGAGactttaataaaaattgtagtctCCTAACAACTCAAACCAACCCCAACCACATTTATGTGCATGTAATATTTGTGTCATGAGTATTAGCCGGCCCTAGGTTTTTCTCCCTAAGAGAAACctagagaaaaaacaaaaaacatgtgGGGAAGAGGGAGGCTCCCTCCTCCTTTCCCCTGCCCTCCTActccctcttctttcctccccctcacctttttttttagtttatttttttggttttttcggACCAGTTTAGTTGCTCCAACCATCCATTTACTAATGTTGCTTTGCCTCCATCTGCCTTCACCATGATGTGCCACTCTTCGCCTCCCTGGAATCGGTTGGGCTTTACCtttagtttttcaaatctagatctagtctcATCAACTGGTTTCATTTTGTCACGCGCCGACCCACCTTGCTCCCCGGCTCCTCAGCTGCCCATCGGCGCAAAACGGTTCCATCTCGTCCACCACATGCCGGCCAATGCGCTTCACCTCCCTCGCCCCAGCTATTATAgttgtttgcttgtttttttattgtgtttttgttttttgttttttttttttttgaataagggtttgacttctccttagatCTACTTTCATGAGCGATCATTGGGTAAAGGTTTTTATCCTGGCCTTTAGGTCGATGAAGATTAGTTTCAGTGtgagggttttactcctatggccgagaaaataaaagttgggaatatgagccacttatgtattagattgagtctacTTAAAGCAGATGtgttctataactgaagtttaGACATGGGTTAGTGAATGTTGAAGTCGTAGATAagacttgattgtaagatttttatttttgtctctatgacgttgtaacctcatagctttggttatgatttatcaaagctttatgctcttgatatttttcaatgaatgaatatgaaagactccttttaaaaaaaaaaaaaaaaaaaccagcccCCAACCAAAAAAGAAACGTCAAGGAAAGTAAAGCACCGTTGTGGCAAAGGTACAGATGATGACAGATCACTACAAAGTgaatatcttttatttattgatttttcttttttggggatGGAGTATACTACGAGATAGGCTTCATTAGCTCGCTACTTAAGACAACTATTGCTTTAcgaaaagtccacatactcctCTCatactaccacccaattgacaatgtctccctcaaactatcaaaaattgtcaatgtctcccataatgacaaaactacccttagtaaaataaaaacaaaaaatactaaaacttataaaaaaaacacctaaaacttaaaaaaacaaaaaaccaagggatagccaaatttatttatttatttattttaaatcgttttaattttgttttataatttcttttaaataaaaattctgttttttaaaaaattaaaaatttcgttttttgaaataaaattaaatatatatctttttttatttgaaataaaaatttccggtttttttttttttttaattcattcaaaaaaatttcgttttaacaaattaaaaattaatttttttttttttttcgaatttataagggtattgttttctttttgttagccTTAGGGGAACATTGATAATATTTTGACagttgtcacaattgatagtttggaggaatattgtcaattagatggtagtttgaggggagtatgtagactttacccaATTATATAATACCATTTCCTTACATATTGGTATATATTGCTAAGACTTTTACAGATCCAATCATTCAAATAAATCTATGAATAGTGAAAATGAATATCTTCtgaatttggtttaaattcgtagaataaaataaaatatcttttcttttctctttttctttttctttttaaatttttttggaaaggaGTAGAGCAATTCTTATATATAGTAAAACAAATTAAGCACAATGCTCTACAACGATAATATCCGAAATACAATGGGGGATTTCCTCAATAGAGCCTTTTTTTCTCAGTGAGAGAAAGCACCTCATTGAGATGTCGTCTAACATGattaaaatagataatatataccattttcttatatattgGTATATAATCCATCCATTCAAATAAATCTATAAATAGTAAAAATGGATATCTTCCaaatttggtttaaatttgtagaataaaatgaaatatCTTTTCAAATGAATATCTTCCTTATAtttaattcttctttttctctttgttatttCTTATCTTCCTTATATTTAAGTTCATGATACATTGATACGtgaaagacaattttttttttttttaacaatttagaCCGTAGAAATTCCTACAATCCAACGTTTTAAGAAAGTGACAAATGTTGCTCAGCATATCAAAAGCATTCAAGCATATATTTTCACATGCTTTCTTTCAAGGAAAATCCTAAGTATTattctagtgttctcctaagTATTATTCTAGTGTTCTCTTGATGTCCTcttaactgtgatgtgacttttaaaattaccgttgaatttaaaattattattattaacttttaatctattggtgattttaaaaatcacgtcaCGGTTTGAAGGACATCAAGAGAATACttaacatttcatttttttttaacaatatcaataaaataaataaataaataaataaaacatgtaCTTATATGCTtaaatgacattttcttttttcataattaaaacCTTCCAGGACAGAACCACTTCCTACATGCCACTCTTTTTAAAAGGTGGATTGTACGAGTTACTATATTCAATTTGATAAGAGGTCACATCAAGATTAATGAGAAACCGCCCAACTAAAGTTTATAACTCAAATTCAAAACATCACCAAACaattattaaagaataaaatttacTTAAGTGCAGTAAAAAGAACTATAATAgatcttattattttttcaatggtccaaatttaattttaagttttctaTTGGAGTGGAAATAGTAGAATTAGATCCtgaagtttgaaaaaaaatataggagATAATGtcgtaactttttttttttacagcacctaaaagcaaattcaaaatggagaagaaattttaaaataattgaaaggaGAAGggagctgagagagagagagagagagagagagatggcaaTAGCCAGCCCAAGAAAGATATAAACCCAGAGTATACGGCAGTGCACAGTTGTGGCCAAccaaaaacataaatcctcaGCCAGATCATATATCTATCATACCAATCTTAGGATAAGGGCAATTGCCATGTGATCAACACGTCAAGAGCAAACAAAAGGGCCACTAAAATATTCGGAATAGCTTTAAGCAAGCAACAAGAAATCCTACAAAGAGCAGAGGGTTTTTGTAAGTACACCTACAGTAAAGTGAAATGATAACATGCCATGGACTGGACTCAGCATAGACTTCGGATGATCAATAGAACTGCTACAATTCTCACTTAGGGTTCCTAAGGACGATGATAACCGAGTCTCCCCGAAGAAACATCTTACTGATAAACCTATCTTTGTTGACGGGATGAGCTTTCTTCTTGCCTTTACCAGTCTTTGGTACCTAAACCAAAAGTACATAATGATTTAAATCAGCAGTAGTTCACCAGATGTGATAGCACCAGATCCAGGAATTAGAGACAGTATGTTgcttaaaacaaagaaaaaaaaaaggaaccaaCCTCAGTCCACATCTCCCTGACATTTTCTAGAACCATGTTGCAGTGCCGATCAAACGCCCTCACACGGCCTAGAAGCTTCTTGTTGTTTCGACAGTTAATGAGCACCTTAATAAGCAAGAgacaaaaagaaacaatcagCAACAATACCATTAATCTATGTACATAACTGTACACGTGACATCTAAATAACTGGACACTCACTGATATCAAAGCCAATAACTGGAGAATTCTAAAAAAGGGGACCAGGCCTGGTCACTTGCTTAATGCTATCCAATTCTGGTGAAACCAACAGAAcagcaatttaaaaaaatgcccccGGCGcctaaattttcaaactaaGCCATACTGACAAATCAACTCACCTtgacttaacaaaaaaaattggactcCAATCCAATCAGTTCACTCCCAGCTGACTATTCTGGGGTTTACCAAGTAGCCCCATATCAATAACATCATCTTAAACTCGTAAACATCACCTCCCATTTACAATCAAACACTGAAATTTACTTTGCAATGACTACGGGTATTAATAAACCTGGCTGTTAAGATTATATGTTTACCTGTGTGTTATTTTTAACACTCATCATCAGAACAGAGAGAGGCCCAGTGTTGAACTCCTCTTCCTCGTTCTTGGCTCCCTGTCAAAAGTAGTTCGGATGAGTAAAAGCACATATAAAAAGTCAGGTATGATAAGCTTCAACCTTATCAGTCTGAGGAAAAAGGGAACGTATCAGAGTAGTCTACCAACTAAAAGCATATAATAGTTAATAAACATCAACAACCCACTCCTATTTAAACACGGGGGAAAGAAGAGCGCCATAAAAAGGGTGACCCCCATAACACTTGAGGATAAAATATAATAGATAGAATGTTTTATGTAGAGAGCAGTTACGTAAATGTAATCACGAATGGCTATGTAAGACAAGTGACACAACAGCGGGCATGAAGTTCGCTCACATGAGAGGAGTATGATTGCCAGAAATCAAGAGAAGCTTCAAACCTTCAGTAGGTAAAGTTGACATATtcacaacacaaaaaaaattcaaacaccaTCCCATTTCCTCCCAAATATACACAAGCACAAAACAGACAGACTGCACTACAACACAGTGATATGTTATAGTAAAATATAGGGAAATTATCACATAAGGGCCTGAGTTTTACCCTTGTGACAAATAACTGTCAGAGTTTCTAATTTTGACAACTAAAGACTTGATAAGGCAAACCATCTAATTTTCCATTGGTTTCTTAATGGAGGACCTGTCAGATGTCAATATACCCACAGGAGACCAATTAAAATGCGACAAAAGGACAAAAGAACATGTCACTTGTTCCCATCTGCAACATGCAAGCAATGTGTCCCCATCACTGTGACACATAAGTAACTTAAGAGAGGCGGAAAATGGCTCCATCCCCTCAGAGAGGGCGGTGGGGTGGATCTCCACCCATAGAGGTGGGTGggggtggagccacccccaCACACCTCTGCAGGTTTGTGCGGAGGAGCAGGGGTGGAGTCACCCACACTGTCTGCAGCAGTAGAGCCACCGTCCGCCTCCCTTTGCAAGGGTGGCAGTGGGGTGGAACTCCAGCCCCCTCCTTTTCTAttcccccaccccaaaaaaaaaaaaacagggaatGACGTGGCATAAGTTGCTTACATGTCATGAAGGTGGGAACACAATACTTGAATGTAACAGATGAGGATAGGTGACATgttcttttgtatattgttGCATTTTTATTGGTTTGACATGGGTATATTGACCGCTGACAGGCCCTCTATCGAGAGAGATTGACAAATATTTAGACAGTTGGCCTTATTTGTAACAAAGCGAAAACTCAGAccattaattatcaaaattagaaacttaGCACCTTATTTGTCACACAGACAAAACCCGAGTTCTTATGGGACAATTTACCTAAAATTTAACAAACTAAACTCTTTTGATATGTTGAAATTCAATGCCATCAATAACAATTTCTCAAAGCTCTACTTGGTTACAAGTATAAACCCAATtagatttttgaattttcagcTATGCGTGCAAGCTCAGATTATAATTGCACGAGCCAAAACTCATAAAAGTGAAACAACACTTGAAAATGCTCACAACAGCTCGGGCATTTATAATTGGGCAAAAATTTTCTAGTGAAATGACAACAATAGAAACAATTCTCGTCTTagttttacaaagaaaaataaattaccaAATTACGACAAAATCACCATAACCACTACTTTTTACATGGACCGTTAATCaaagcatgtatatatatgtgtgtgtgtgtgtgtgtgaaaaatAGATAACTTACAGGGGTATCCTCTTCCATTGGCCGACTGCAAAAGACAcgaacaaagagaaaaagaaaaaaagcaaccGTTAGTAAAATCTATCTGTGCTTGTTCTATACCTAAATAGCAAACCCTAGATCTCAATCAAAGTTCTccagaaaggaaaaagaagcaaaatgcAAAAGAGCAAAGGAaaaaaggagtagagaactcGAAATTACCTCATGTTGAGCTTAATGCGATGTCTAAAAGAACCtgcaaatagaaataaaattagAGATCTAAAAACAAAAGGGCAAAGAGATTATAATGAAAACAATAATCTGCTAAAAAAACTGATGAGGAAAGCGTGAAATTGAAGCAGAGAGCTGAGGAAGTTACGAgattagggttttagggttttggggatTTTCTCCTTTAGTCGAGAAGAGTCGAGATCTCACCGACTGAAACAAAtgtaagtgccaaatatttttaaatcgtaGAGCGTCATTCCGTTTGTAGAGGCGACATTTTCAACTTCTTGCCTAGACTTTACAAGTGGTTAACGCATTTCTACGCGGGAcgtgtttgggattgtgtttgagaggtttaaaagtatttttaacattcaaaaagtttatttgaagaaaaaaatactcgttgataaaaaaattaaaagtgcttttaagggtctaaaaaagcctaaaaatgaccaatacgcacttttgacaaaagcttagaaatgaaacttttgcctaaaaactatttttgacttaaaaactctatttctcaaatgcaatcccaaacagacttgCAAAGAGACGACATAAAACATCACTTTGAAAAAACATTAGAATTTAATAAAGTTTAGGTCCATTTGagtttgcaatttaaaaaataacaattataaaatgtgtgatttgaaaagtgattttaaaaaaaatgtagttaagcgtttggaaaaattacagtttcgctttaaaatcgcaatttaacttttaaaattatgcgttttcaaaaaatcaCATCCTTACTTACAATTTGAAAAAGCTAattttctacgttttcaaatctCACTTCTTGCCTATGAAATCGCAATGCTAAACACACCATTAAAGGGCCTACAGTCCACGTGTTGTAATTTAGTGTTTTTGCACGCTTCTATTTAGTATACTTGCACTAATACACTCGTGTTCTACTCTCATTCTATTATTGGGTTAATATATTAgtgtttattaattttgaaattttttattttttttaatcaaaagttAATCCAAAGATTATGGGCTCTATCCTATCAAACTCATTAGCTCAATAGAATGGGGTGTGATGGGTATAGTacgtagcattactcttgtCTCTCGCAAGTAAAGACGTCTAACTACCATTTGATCCCTTTATTAGTCTCGGCTCATTGACAATGATAAAGACTAAGATTTATCTTACAATTTTCAGTATGATGTCAACCTTAAGTTGGTTCTTTGGTTTAGCTCATCCCACAACCCTTGAATTTTAAACTAATCAAAGAGTTAGTTAAGACTCTGcattgtgaaataattgtaaaataaaaatgcagttTTTACCCTTACTCTGAGTAATCAATAATgctataaatcacatttttatctcacaatgcttCTAACCtttgaattgttttttcttAACTAAGACCGATTTAATTAGGACTATCGCTTCAACATTATGGAATAAttgtatgataaaaatgaacTATACAACATTACTCTACTCATGTGGAATAGTGAATACTACATTTatcaaattttcttccaaaaagttgATTCttgcatattttttaaaataataaatctgaTGGGATAGTGACAGATCACTTGGAAACTAACTTTTAGGAAGAATTTGTTAAGTGTaacatttttcactttttaaaccTAATTTACCATTATAATTAGATGAGCCCCAAATGAACTAACTCTTACGGAAAGCAATTACCGTAGGTACATCAACAAGAACCAATTATTCACATCATACTCGGGAGAAAATGAAGACCACTAGCTATATATAAAGTAAACCACAACCATAGAGAAAGATTAGGAGCAGACACAATTAAGGACCGATCAAAAAGTAGGCTAGCTACATTGCTGAGTGATGGAACAAACGGCGCCCCTTCAACCCACAAAGATAACTGCTGTGTGATTGTCTTCGATGTTGCCGCGgttgtttatttattgttgCCGGGCACGCTGCAGTGGCGGCTAATTCAATTATGCCATTGTTGTATGTAGGGTGAATTGGTTGATCAGCAACAGTACTATTGTTGTCGCTGGTATGTCTAACAAGCCAATCTATGATGTCGGCAAATACAATTTCAATGTTCTCGTCAGGCTCTCCAGATGTTAAACCATGCCACATTCCTGGGTACAGTTTTATGGTCTTGTCTCTGCTGCTCGCTCGCTCATACAGTGCCCTGCTTACTTCTGGGTCCGTCACTATATCTGCTTCCCCATGCAACACAAAGAATGGTAGTTGCACCTGCACAAATATGCGATGACGTATAATAAAAATCAGCTTTTGAATCAGCAAGAATTGGTAAAAAGCCACGTCATCTCATATGTATAATTGATAGAGTTGAACTTTGAATGAAGGCAACAACAACCTCACTTAAACTCTCTTCAAGGCTCATACTAGTTCTCAGCATTTCCAGAGCAGTTTTCAGCCTGGGTTTGTCTTGGTATATCAACTTGTTGTTCCTTATCTGCAAGCATCATGGTTGAAATTCAAATCTTCAAAGGATGCTTGAAAATTGCATTTCAGGAAAAATGTATACTGCATATAATAAACCTTACTTCTTCTCGCTTAATAGGGTCTTTGAAGGCCGCATCGATGACATCCTTCGTGGGAACTATCTTCCATCTCGGAATAATTTCTTCTACTCGGGTCAAGATATTCACAATCACCGGGTGCGGCTTCACCTTCTCTGATATCTAACATTATGTCACATGCTAACATGTGTTAGCAAGTTATAAAAGACTTGTAAACTGAACATCTAACCaattagctaattaatttcatggaaattatatatataccttacaCATGGGTGCAACAAGAATGGAACCATTCCAAAAAGCAGGGTCCTTTTTGTGCAATAGTAGGGCCACTGCCCCTCCCATGGACTCTCCATACAAGAACCTGCACTTATTCTTGTACTCTTCCTGCACTGAGAAACCATGATGAATAAATTTCAGGAGGTGTCTGTCTATTGTTAAAAGTTTTGCATGTATTAACaaatctttcaaaaaatttagatgACTTAACATTATTTATACCGTTAAatgcacaaactttaaatatttatcataaaatgaagagaatcttATTCCGTGACTACACACATACCACTAACTGACTTGAAAAAATCATAGCAGTCATTAACGATGTTGTCAAACTTCTTGATGTAACAACGAGCACCCTTGGATCGTCCATGTCCTTCATAATCAATCCCAAATACAGCATATCCCGCACGCGCAAGCCTTATCCCGCATTCTAAAAGAACCATTGAAATCATATTATTTTCATATGAAAACATATCCTAGAATAATAATGCTAGTGAatatctttttatcattttaaaattgacgtgatttttaaaattattattaaattaaagttGAATAACCATCCGttcaatataatataataaatcaCATGAGATACCCACATATAATTtagaaactaaaaaacaaaaaagaaagaagatgagaTATATACGAGTATCTTTTATATCTTGTCAGGTAAGGACGAGGGCAACTGGGTAAGTGGTGCAGACGATATGATTATGGGCAGACTGCAGAAATGGTTAGAGGTTATCTACAGGACTACAACCATATAATTGTCTCTTTCGATTATTTGCAATAATTGCACAAAGGTTGAGAGTACTATTCGATCTCTTTTTCTTATCCAATAAAGAAAAACGACAGATAATTCAACGTATGGATCGTCTCGATCGTAGTTACAGATAATTCAAGTTCCCATATCAAGTAAtttagaaattcaaaaaaaaaaaaaaaatagttccaAAATGAAGTTACAGAAAGAGTGAAACTTCGAAGCAGtcaaaagatttttatttttttatttttttaagtagtataaaaaaaataattaattttgagtattttatattttattttgtttattaatatgtGAGAAAACTTGATTGAAACACcttaacttttattatttttgtaattactcGCTAAAGTtcaaaagtttttaatttagtatatcaaaattctaattttgagcAATCATAGGTCTCGTAGCTTTGGCTACGCTCTACGATGTAAGAACTTTAAATTCGTGATATTTCTTCTATTAATGAGATCggaataatttttccttaaaaaaaacaacGCTCAGGACCTAAATAAAAATGGGTCGGTTGGCAGCCTACAAACATCGTTTAAAAAATCTCACCGGTCCCCCTAATCAAACCAAATAGTCTTTTCGGTTTCTCCCGTGAGTACATCGTCGTTGGACCATTGGGtggtatttattatttaatgaaaaGTTATTTCCCACTCTTAAGAATAGGTCTGC
Coding sequences within it:
- the LOC132172807 gene encoding uncharacterized protein LOC132172807, which encodes MSRPMEEDTPGAKNEEEEFNTGPLSVLMMSVKNNTQVLINCRNNKKLLGRVRAFDRHCNMVLENVREMWTEVPKTGKGKKKAHPVNKDRFISKMFLRGDSVIIVLRNPK
- the LOC132171090 gene encoding caffeoylshikimate esterase isoform X2; its protein translation is MKMEVEYQQEYKRNSRGVQLFTCRWLPFSSPKALVFLCHGYGMECSGFMRGYAVFGIDYEGHGRSKGARCYIKKFDNIVNDCYDFFKSVSVQEEYKNKCRFLYGESMGGAVALLLHKKDPAFWNGSILVAPMCKISEKVKPHPVIVNILTRVEEIIPRWKIVPTKDVIDAAFKDPIKREEIRNNKLIYQDKPRLKTALEMLRTSMSLEESLSEVQLPFFVLHGEADIVTDPEVSRALYERASSRDKTIKLYPGMWHGLTSGEPDENIEIVFADIIDWLVRHTSDNNSTVADQPIHPTYNNGIIELAATAACPATINKQPRQHRRQSHSSYLCGLKGRRLFHHSAM
- the LOC132171090 gene encoding caffeoylshikimate esterase isoform X1, whose translation is MKMEVEYQQEYKRNSRGVQLFTCRWLPFSSPKALVFLCHGYGMECSGFMRECGIRLARAGYAVFGIDYEGHGRSKGARCYIKKFDNIVNDCYDFFKSVSVQEEYKNKCRFLYGESMGGAVALLLHKKDPAFWNGSILVAPMCKISEKVKPHPVIVNILTRVEEIIPRWKIVPTKDVIDAAFKDPIKREEIRNNKLIYQDKPRLKTALEMLRTSMSLEESLSEVQLPFFVLHGEADIVTDPEVSRALYERASSRDKTIKLYPGMWHGLTSGEPDENIEIVFADIIDWLVRHTSDNNSTVADQPIHPTYNNGIIELAATAACPATINKQPRQHRRQSHSSYLCGLKGRRLFHHSAM